The following proteins are co-located in the Manihot esculenta cultivar AM560-2 chromosome 9, M.esculenta_v8, whole genome shotgun sequence genome:
- the LOC110623248 gene encoding uncharacterized protein LOC110623248, whose translation MGESVQDQLTKLFNLVLSEQQANQARHEKVEQLHAKMEAMSLELESAGKGLSSSPGAESQAQTRREKGPIGATVSEASRGNVIVPKFTKLDFPRFNGQEDPLGWISRCQHFFRHQSTPEEEKVSLASYHLEGIAQLWYLQMIQDIPNPTWSEFVNQCNLRFGPPIRSNKLGELAKLKQTGTVEEYQNKFEVLVSRASTLTQNQKVQLYLYLSGLQESISVEVELHQPQDLVTAMSMSRLYERKLYTRSSTTRDIKRNSPLPDSRNNRTIKRLTRDEMDERRKKGLCFNCDEPFVRGHHCKRLFWIDLEDGTNSEEDADSDLPPEISLHAITGTRNPQSMRLLGRWKGTQVLILVDSGSTHNFVSVSKVDELQAEVDEKDGLRVNVANGKQLRSPGICKGAPIELGFTTFMVELFVLQLTGFDIVLGVNWLTTLGPILWDFNIMWMSFFVQGKQVELYGINSRSGTQPNLHSLLPATDPDTQLQKLLFEYASLFNPPTGLPPARSCDHRIPLEPNTKPVVVHPYRYPHGQKDEIERQCTAMLKQGIIRPSRSPFSSPVILVPKADKSWRLCVDYRELNAKTIKDKFPIPVIDELLDELGGAKFFTKLDLLSGYFQIGMYPPDIEKTAF comes from the coding sequence ATGGGGGAATCCGTTCAAGATCAACTTACAAAACTTTTCAACCTTGTCCTTTCTGAACAGCAAGCTAATCAGGCCCGCCATGAAAAGGTTGAGCAGCTTCACGCCAAAATGGAGGCTATGTCTCTCGAATTGGAATCTGCCGGAAAGGGACTATCTTCTTCTCCAGGTGCAGAAAGTCAAGCTCAAACTCGGCGCGAAAAAGGACCTATTGGAGCAACAGTCTCTGAAGCTTCGAGAGGCAACGTCATTGTGCCCAAATTCACGAAACTTGACTTCCCTCGCTTTAATGGCCAGGAAGATCCTTTGGGATGGATTAGCCGTTGTCAACACTTTTTCCGGCACCAATCCACTCCTGAAGAGGAAAAGGTGAGTTTAGCTTCTTACCACCTAGAGGGAATTGCACAGCTATGGTACTTACAGATGATTCAAGATATTCCCAATCCTACATGGTCTGAATTTGTCAACCAATGCAATTTGCGGTTTGGACCCCCTATCCGAAGCAACAAACTGGGAGAACTTGCCAAATTAAAACAAACGGGCACAGTGGAGGAGTATCAAAACAAATTTGAAGTTTTGGTTTCCAGAGCTAGCACCTTAACTCAGAACCAAAAGGTTCAGTTGTATTTGTATCTCAGTGGCTTGCAGGAATCCATATCTGTTGAAGTCGAGCTGCACCAACCACAGGATCTTGTCACAGCAATGAGCATGTCTCGCTTGTATGAACGGAAGCTTTACACCAGGAGCTCCACCACTCGAGATATCAAACGCAATTCTCCACTTCCGGATTCACGCAACAACCGCACAATTAAAAGGCTCACTAGAGACGAAATGGATGAAAGGAGAAAAAAGGGGTTGTGTTTTAATTGTGATGAACCGTTTGTGCGTGGCCATCACTGTAAACGGTTGTTTTGGATTGATCTAGAAGACGGAACAAATTCAGAGGAAGACGCCGACTCAGATCTACCACCTGAAATTTCTCTCCACGCAATTACTGGAACACGCAATCCACAGTCCATGCGTTTGCTGGGGCGTTGGAAAGGAACCCAGGTATTAATCCTTGTTGATTCAGGAAGCACTCACAACTTTGTCTCTGTTTCCAAAGTTGATGAATTACAGGCAGAAGTGGATGAGAAAGATGGGTTACGTGTTAATGTCGCCAATGGCAAACAGCTCCGCAGTCCTGGAATTTGCAAGGGGGCACCGATCGAATTGGGATTTACCACTTTTATGGTGGAATTATTTGTCTTGCAATTGACTGGCTTTGACATTGTCCTTGGCGTTAATTGGTTGACAACGCTGGGCCCCATCCTATGGGACTTTAACATTATGTGGATGTCTTTCTTCGTCCAAGGGAAACAGGTGGAACTCTACGGCATAAATTCTAGATCAGGGACGCAGCCTAATCTTCATTCTCTATTACCGGCTACCGACCCAGATACCCAACTTCAAAAATTACTATTTGAATATGCCTCTCTTTTTAATCCACCAACAGGGCTACCTCCCGCCCGTTCCTGTGACCACCGTATTCCTTTGGAACCAAACACTAAACCAGTGGTGGTACACCCCTACAGATATCCCCATGGGCAAAAAGATGAAATTGAACGCCAGTGTACTGCTATGCTCAAACAAGGAATCATCCGCCCGAGCAGATCTCCTTTTTCATCTCCGGTAATTCTAGTTCCCAAAGCTGATAAATCATGGCGCTTGTGTGTGGATTACAGGGAACTCAatgccaaaaccatcaaagacAAATTCCCAATTCCTGTTATTGATGAGCTTCTGGACGAATTGGGAGGGGCAAAGTTCTTCACCAAATTAGACTTGCTTTCTGGATATTTTCAGATCGGCATGTATCCACCAGACATTGAAAAAACAGCCTTTTGA